One genomic segment of Bombina bombina isolate aBomBom1 chromosome 4, aBomBom1.pri, whole genome shotgun sequence includes these proteins:
- the GPR63 gene encoding probable G-protein coupled receptor 63, translating to MVFSAMLTPAHPVTSSNAHIVYENGYLSLTTPQPLFRGSLDLPPKYNPVAMTTTELTTLQVNTSTSHPTKDVTETLSLPLQIILSAIMIVILLLSFLGNFVVCLMVYQKAAMRSAINILLASLACADMFLSILNMPFALITIITSEWIFGDVFCRVSAMFFWLFVIQGVAILLIISIDRFLIIVLKQDKLNPYRAKILIVISWASSFCIAFPLAVGNPRLQVPSRAPQCVFGYTTNTGYQAYVILVVLIVFFIPFMVMLYAFMGILNTMRHNAVRIHSHPDSICLSQASKLGLMSLQKPFQMNIDISFKTRAFTTILVLFIVFIICWAPFTTYSLVATFNSQFYNKHNFFEISTWLLWLCYLKSALNPLIYYWRIKKFRDACLDLMPKYFKFLPQLPGHTRRRIRPSAIYVCGEHRSVV from the coding sequence ATGGTCTTTTCAGCAATGCTTACACCTGCCCATCCTGTTACATCTTCTAATGCTCACATTGTCTACGAGAATGGCTACTTAAGCCTAACCACTCCTCAGCCTTTATTTCGAGGAAGCTTGGATCTCCCACCAAAATACAATCCAGTTGCCATGACCACAACTGAGCTTACTACTTTACAAGTGAACACGTCTACAAGTCATCCAACAAAAGATGTGACCGAGACCTTGAGCTTACCCCTGCAGATCATTCTTTCTGCAATCATGATAGTTATACTTTTATTGTCCTTTTTGGGAAACTTTGTGGTATGTCTAATGGTTTACCAAAAAGCCGCTATGCGTTCTGCTATTAACATTTTGCTAGCAAGCCTGGCATGTGCTGACATGTTCCTTTCTATATTGAACATGCCTTTTGCTTTGATAACCATTATCACTTCAGAGTGGATATTTGGGGATGTCTTCTGCAGAGTATCTGCCATGTTCTTCTGGTTGTTTGTAATACAAGGTGTTGCTATCTTGCTTATTATCAGCATAGACAGATTTCTCATCATTGTGCTTAAACAAGACAAATTAAATCCTTACCGTGCAAAGATACTCATCGTTATTTCATGGGCATCATCTTTTTGTATAGCTTTTCCTCTTGCTGTTGGAAACCCACGCTTACAAGTACCATCTAGAGCACCCCAATGTGTCTTTGGATACACCACAAATACTGGATACCAGGCTTATGTGATATTAGTTGTATTAATTGTTTTTTTCATCCCTTTTATGGTGATGCTTTATGCCTTTATGGGCATATTGAACACAATGCGCCATAATGCTGTTCGTATACATAGCCATCCGGACagcatatgtctcagtcaggcaagcAAGTTAGGTCTTATGAGCCTTCAGAAGCCTTTTCAAATGAATATTGATATCAGCTTTAAAACCCGTGCCTTCACTACCATTTTAGTTTTGTTTATTGTCTTCATAATCTGCTGGGCACCTTTCACGACTTACAGCCTTGTTGCAACATTTAACAGTCAATTCTACAACAAGCACAATTTCTTTGAGATAAGTACGTGGCTGCTTTGGCTGTGCTACCTCAAATCTGCACTAAACCCACTAATCTACTACTGGAGGATAAAGAAATTCCGAGATGCTTGCTTAGATCTCATGCCCAAGTACTTTAAGTTTTTACCACAGTTACCTGGTCACACAAGGAGACGCATCCGGCCCAGTGCCATATATGTTTGTGGAGAACATAGATCTGTAGTGTAA